TTTTCGGCTTGCTCGGCCCCAACGGCGCGGGCAAGACCAGCACGATTCGCATGATGATCGGGATCATCGCGCCCGATTCCGGCATCGTAAGGATTTTCGGCGCACCGCTTTCGCGCGCCGCGATGCATCGCGTCGGCTATCTGCCGGAGGAGCGCGGACTCTATCGCCGCATGACGGTGCGCGAGAATCTCTCGTTCCTCGGACAGTTGGCGGGCCTTTCGACCGCGCTCGCGGCGGAGCGAACCCAGAACTGGGCGGCGCGCCTCGCGATCGACGACCGGCTCGGCGATCGCGTCGAGGAACTCTCGAAGGGGATGCAGCAGAAGATCCAGTTCATCGCGGCGCTGCTGCACGATCCCGACCTGATCATCATGGATGAGCCGTTCGCGGGCCTCGACCCGGTAAACTCGATGCAACTCAAAAACGTCCTGGTCGAACTGAAGAGCGCGGGCAAGACCATTCTCTTCTCGACGCATCGGATGGACCAGGTCGAGAAGTTGTGCGACTCGATTTGCCTGATCGACCATGGCAAGTCGGTGCTGCAGGGCAATCTGAGCGAAATCAAAGCTGGTTACGGCAATCGCTTCGTGCAGATCGACTATGACGGCGACGGCCGGTTCCTCGCGCACAGCGGGCTGGTCGAATCGTTGAACGACTACGGCAATCACGCGGAGTTGAGCCTCAAGCCCGGCGCCGATTCGCAGGATTTGCTCAGGCTTGCGATGTCGTCGCTTCGAGTGCGGCGGTTCCAGGTGATGGAGCCGTCGCTCGAGCAGATTTTTATCGATCACGTGACGCCTAAATGAGCGAGTTGTCGCTGCGCAACATTTTTATCGTCGCACGGCGCGAATACCTCGAACGGGTGCGCACGCGATCCTTCCTGGCGTCCACGTTCGCGACGCCGGTGCTGTTGAGCATCCTGCTCTTGCTGCCCGCGCTGATCACGTCGTCGGCGAAGCGCAATCTCGCGAGCCAGGAGTCGGCGCCGATTCGGCTGGTGTTCGCGTCCGACAATCCGGCGGTGGCGGAACTCGCGCGCAGTCAACTGATTCGCGAGGGCGGCGCGCATTACGACATCTCGATCGATGCGTCGCTCACGCCCGAGGAGCGCGACGACCTCGCGAGCCGGCTCGATTCCGCCCGAATCGACGGCTACGTCTGGCTGAAGGACGGCGCCGGCGCGAATCCGCAGGTTGTCTTCACGACGCATCGCGCGGGCGACGCGGTGCTGCATCAGAAGCTCGGCTCGGCGCTCACGTATGCGTATTCGGCGGAGCGGATGCTGAAGCACGGGCTTTCGGTGAACGACACCGCCACGATGCTGCAGCGCGTCGATTTGCGCGTCGTCAAGGGCGGACATTCCAGCGCGTACAACGAACTCCGCGGCATGATGGCGGTGATGCTGCTGGTGTTCGTGATGTTCTTTTCGCTGCTCTCCTACGGCGTCGTCGTGATGCGCTCGGTGCTCGAGGAAAAAGCTTCGCGCATCACCGAGGTGCTGCTTTGCTCGACGACGGCGGGCGAATTGATGGCTGGCAAGATAATCGGCACCGGCGGCGTCGGGATGACGCAGGTGGCGGTGTGGCTGTCGATTGCGGCGGCGGGAGCGTCGCGCAGCCCGTATCTCCGGGCGGCGATCGGCGAGCTCCAGATGCGCGGTCCGCTGATGATCTATTTCGTGATTTTTTACATCCTCGGATTTTTGCTGTACGCCTCGATCTTCGCCGGCGTGGGCGCCGCCTTCAATTCGGTGGACGAGGCGCAGCAATGGAACTTCGTGATTCTGCTGCCGCTCATCGCGGCTTCGGCGCTGATTCTGCCGATCGCCACCTCGCCCGATTCGATCATGTCAGTCGCAGTTTCGATCTTTCCGTTTTGCGCGCCGGTGCTGATGTTCGAGCGGATTGCCGTGCACAATCCGCCGGCCTGGCAAATCGCTCTGTCGCTCGTGCTGATGCTCGCGACGATTGCGGCCTCGTTCTATGTCTGCGGACGCATCTATCGCATCGGCATCCTGATGTATGGCAAGCGGCCGTCACTCCGCGAACTGGCGCGATGGTACCGCCACGCTTGAAGCAAAATTCCGGTGCGACGATGTTTCACGTGAAACGTATGAAAGTTCAGGAGAGTTGGGGGGAACGAAACACGAATTGCCCGTATGGAACTGCGGCTCTAGCGTCTGTCATCCTCATCAGGGCAATAATATACTTGACTGACCTTGCCCTTGGTAATGAGGTGGCGTAATGTCCACCGACTACCAAAGGGCGAGGTGCTCGCGAATGAATACGTTTGGCAATATCAGCGTTGAAGGCGGAAAAACGCTCGGCGGAATTCTGAATGAAGGGCGACTTCGTGTGCCAGCAAATCAACGTGAATTTTCATGGAAACAAACACACGTTCGCGAACTGTTTCAGGACATTAAGCCGATAATAGACGACCGCAGCGGGCAGGAATACTTTCTCGGCACGGTAGTGGTGCTGCGCAACCCTCAAGACCCGAATCGCTACCGCACGGTCGTTGACGGGCAGCAACGGCTGGCTACGGTCGCCATTTTTCTAGCGGCAGTGCGTGACTACTTTGTCAGAGAAAACGACGACGACGGTGTTAAGTCTGTTGAGCCGGAATACCTTCTTAAAATCAAAATGCCGGAGCGGAAGATTATTCCGCAGCTACAGCTAAACGATAACGATCATAGTTTCTTTGAACATCGTGTACTTTCGAGAGCCGGTACGGATGAACGAAAGCAAGCCACACACGAGCGGCATCGATCTTCCCATCGCCTAATCCATCAGGCGGCTAATACTGCGTCCGATCAGGTAGCCAGTATTGTACGCGATGAGAAGTCAGAGAATCGCGCAGCGGCGCTCACGCGATGGGTTGACTTTTTCAGCAATCAGGCACGCGTGATTATGGTCATCGTAGAGGATGAAGCAGTTGCGTACACAGTATTTGAGACTATGAATGATCGCGGATTGGAACTCTCCGCTACGGACCTGATTAAGAATCGTCTGTTTTCTTTGTCTCAAGAACAACTGGACCAAACGAAACGCAATTGGGCGAAGATGTTGGGCATCCTTGAGAGCATTCAGTCCACTACCATCGTGAAAGATTATGTTCGGCACTATTGGATTTCAAAGCATGGTCGGACCCGCGCGCCAGTTCTTTTTAAGGCCATACGGGAAGAAGTCTCGAATCAGAAAAGAGCGATTGATTTTGCGGCCGAACTTGAAAAAAATGCCCTACAATACGTTGCTCTGCTGAATCCGGAAAATGAACTGTGGCATACCTTTCGTCCGATCATGAAGGACTACATTTCAGCGCTCACCACGCTCGACGTGAAGCAGATTCGTCCTCTGCTGATTAGCGTTCTCGCAGCATTTCCCAAGGGCGAGGCTATCAAGGCTTTCCGGTTGATGATCTCGATCTGTGTGCGGCTAATGGCAGCGGATCAACTAGGACGAGGATCGCTTGAAACAGAATATGAAAGCGCCGCGCTAGAGGTGTATGAGCGGAAGATCACCACGGCGGCCGCCCTAACCAACAAACTAAAGTCGATCATTCCGGCTGACAATAAGTTCCGCGAAGATTTTGCAACATTCGAGGTAACCAATGAGCCGCATGCGCGATACTTGCTGAAGGCTCTAGACGTAGCAGAGACCGGCTTAGCACTGACTGGCATGTCCTCAAAAGATGAACCCACTTTGGAGCATCTGCTTCCGCTTAATCCTAAACACTTGGCGGACTGGCCCTTCACATCTGAGGAACATGAAGATTATGTACACCAATTCGGCAACCAGGCGCTGCTCCCGAACGAATCAAACAGCACTGCTGGAAGCGAAAAGTTTACGGTCAAGCGTCTGATACTAGCGAGACAACCAAACCAACTCACTAAAGAGATCGGGCAGTTGACTGCATGGGGAAGGGGCGAGATAGACACGCGCCAGAAGAGACTGGCTGCAATCGCGACTAAGGCTTGGCCGTTGCGCGTCTGACAGGCTTACGCAATTTCTTGCGACCGCGATCGATTTCTTTGCTTGAAACGGTCAATATCGCCCGTGCCAAGTTGCGCAATTTGGCAAACGATTCCGTCGGCTCAAATCGTAAATCTCCTACCTTCGGCGATTTCACAATCGGCAGCTTACCACGACGCCGTCTGCCTCTCCACTGCTTATGCGGGTAAGGGTTCCGCTGTCGATTCGGTCTTGCCAGTCAGTTCGGCATACGTGAGCCGACGGCCAAGAACGGAACTGGCAACGCCGATGAAGCGCTCGCCGTCATTCGCCTTGCGCTCGTTAAATCGGTACGCCTGTTCATCGAGATAACGGAACAGGTGAAACGGCTCGACGCTGACGTAGGTTCCCTTCAGGCCGCGTTTCAGGAGGCTCCAAAAATTCTCGATCCGGTTCGTATGCACGTTCCCTTGAACCTAGGTTTCCGCGTGGTCAATGACCTTGTGAACGTAATTTTTGATCGAGGCCAT
The window above is part of the Candidatus Binatus sp. genome. Proteins encoded here:
- a CDS encoding ABC transporter permease, producing MSELSLRNIFIVARREYLERVRTRSFLASTFATPVLLSILLLLPALITSSAKRNLASQESAPIRLVFASDNPAVAELARSQLIREGGAHYDISIDASLTPEERDDLASRLDSARIDGYVWLKDGAGANPQVVFTTHRAGDAVLHQKLGSALTYAYSAERMLKHGLSVNDTATMLQRVDLRVVKGGHSSAYNELRGMMAVMLLVFVMFFSLLSYGVVVMRSVLEEKASRITEVLLCSTTAGELMAGKIIGTGGVGMTQVAVWLSIAAAGASRSPYLRAAIGELQMRGPLMIYFVIFYILGFLLYASIFAGVGAAFNSVDEAQQWNFVILLPLIAASALILPIATSPDSIMSVAVSIFPFCAPVLMFERIAVHNPPAWQIALSLVLMLATIAASFYVCGRIYRIGILMYGKRPSLRELARWYRHA
- a CDS encoding ABC transporter ATP-binding protein, translating into MQPRVELIAVRKSYDGFVAVDDLTFSIFPGQIFGLLGPNGAGKTSTIRMMIGIIAPDSGIVRIFGAPLSRAAMHRVGYLPEERGLYRRMTVRENLSFLGQLAGLSTALAAERTQNWAARLAIDDRLGDRVEELSKGMQQKIQFIAALLHDPDLIIMDEPFAGLDPVNSMQLKNVLVELKSAGKTILFSTHRMDQVEKLCDSICLIDHGKSVLQGNLSEIKAGYGNRFVQIDYDGDGRFLAHSGLVESLNDYGNHAELSLKPGADSQDLLRLAMSSLRVRRFQVMEPSLEQIFIDHVTPK
- a CDS encoding transposase, yielding MHTNRIENFWSLLKRGLKGTYVSVEPFHLFRYLDEQAYRFNERKANDGERFIGVASSVLGRRLTYAELTGKTESTAEPLPA
- a CDS encoding DUF262 domain-containing protein translates to MNTFGNISVEGGKTLGGILNEGRLRVPANQREFSWKQTHVRELFQDIKPIIDDRSGQEYFLGTVVVLRNPQDPNRYRTVVDGQQRLATVAIFLAAVRDYFVRENDDDGVKSVEPEYLLKIKMPERKIIPQLQLNDNDHSFFEHRVLSRAGTDERKQATHERHRSSHRLIHQAANTASDQVASIVRDEKSENRAAALTRWVDFFSNQARVIMVIVEDEAVAYTVFETMNDRGLELSATDLIKNRLFSLSQEQLDQTKRNWAKMLGILESIQSTTIVKDYVRHYWISKHGRTRAPVLFKAIREEVSNQKRAIDFAAELEKNALQYVALLNPENELWHTFRPIMKDYISALTTLDVKQIRPLLISVLAAFPKGEAIKAFRLMISICVRLMAADQLGRGSLETEYESAALEVYERKITTAAALTNKLKSIIPADNKFREDFATFEVTNEPHARYLLKALDVAETGLALTGMSSKDEPTLEHLLPLNPKHLADWPFTSEEHEDYVHQFGNQALLPNESNSTAGSEKFTVKRLILARQPNQLTKEIGQLTAWGRGEIDTRQKRLAAIATKAWPLRV